GTCCCTCAAGCCCAAGTCTTCCCGCTGACTTCTCTTGTTGCTCCAAGCGCCACCCCAGTCATGCTCGGCACGCCTCTTGTTCTTGTCCATCAGTACTATGCAAGTCAACAATAACCTATACGCGGGTACTGTcagaggccgccgacggctcTTGAACCGAGTGGTTCATGACCGTCCGAACACCCGATCTTTGTCGTCGTCTCTGGCGTCCCATACTCATCCCGGCTTTGATTCATCTTGATTTGGTTTTCAGAGCAATGTGCTGACCTTAGACTTTTAGCAGCATCCTGCCAACAATGTCACATACATTGGCCAAGGCCCCGCGAACCCTCAGTTCATCATGGCCCAGCAGCCAGTCATGCAGCCCGGAATGGCAATTCCCCAGCAGCCCATCATGCTCCAGGCCCCCCCTGTTGCCATGAACGGTCCTCCCATGTTCCAGGGCGTTCATCCCATGGGCATGCAGATGCCGGGCTGCGGTGGTGTTCCGGTTTTCGCAGGTAATGCTCATCTTCCCCCTGATGTCACGGGATTTGGCAGAACCGCTGGCGAAATCGCCGTGGAGCAAGCTCAGTTCGCCCATGCAAATGGTCTCTTTGAGCCCCAGGACTTCAAgcccgccgatgacgacccGTCACGCTACTATCCAGTTCGAGAGGTTGACGGTAACTGGACCCAGCGCAACCGTTTCACTATTGACAACCTTGGTGACTGCCGCTGGTATGTCACCACCGAGGGCTACTTCTACGCCGTCCGTCTGCCCAACTAGACAGTCTCTTGGGGCAGGTAGGTAAGTCCTGATTGAAAGGGTCGTCAGCATGACGTGCTTATACCAATATTCGACATAGGTTATCGGGTTGACAGAAGAAAAGGCCTGGCGGCTTTCGACCCTACTTTGATATTGACTTGTTTGTAAGCTCCAAATTCATGACCAAGAGACATCCGAGGCTAACAGTGGTAGATTCGTTTCGCTCTCTGGCACTCTGACCTGCCGGTCTCCGCGTTCCTACCGCAGTTCCCTCAAGCGCATTCCATTATCACCACTCGATTCACCAAAGTAAGGCCCTCCGAGCTCAGGTGTACTTTCCGCAAAGCTAACAAGGAATCAGAAGTTATTCACTGCAGAGATCGGTCTCGTTCTACGAAGAAATCCAGTAGAATTGCTATTCGGGAATAGAGAGGTCGACGTTGAATGGATAGAATGAGGGCTTGGAGGGCCATTATTTCTTGTGTTCACAGACCAGACAGCACTTTCGATGACCAAGCCGTTCAATTGAACTTGTTGGGTCGAGGATTGAGGCAGGTTTCGGTAGGTGGCTTGGATGTTGGTCAACATCTCTGAGCAGAGAAGCTAGGAAAACAGACCTCTTACCCCAAACCTAACCTGATAGCGCACCTAACGTAAGCCCGCTACGGCCCTAAATACTGAAAACTCGAATCCAATGCAAGAGTGATCTCATGTCAGTGACTAATCTAGATAGGATGTCATCAGTCGCTTGGAATTTCCGCTCCAGGCCAACGAGAGAGAATGGCATGAGCAAAGCAGGAACAAAAAAAGTTTGGGTTCTTTCCCAATTTGATAAACTAGAAATTTAATCTTACCTTCACCTTCTTCTTTCCACGTTAAACCAATCTTCCTTTGCAGTCACTCAAAAAAGAAACACTGCCATGCTTTGAACTTGTTCCTCTCCAGCCCTCCAGCCCTTCTGCAACCAACTTGTCGAGAGGAAAGTAGACAAATTTCGTTGCGGGCTGGCGCTCATGACTAGAGTTGGTCAGATTTGTGGAAGTCCTGAACGGACCGTCTAGGCAATCATTCATCGTCATGACGCGCAAGACCCGGAGCTCGACCATCTGCGAGTGGGCGCTTGGGGTCAGCGTTGAAGAGTACTGCAACTCCGTCGACCGACGCAGAAGCAAAAAGTCGAGCGGCAGGCAGCGCATTTGCGTCGAGATCTCAACCGACGACGAATCTGAAGAGGACACGGTCAAGATTACGTATCCTCGCGCCAACCGCAGCAAGAGCTCCAATGACCATTCTCCCGGCATCAAGAAGGTCCGTTTCGACAAGGTCGTGCCAAAGTCTGCGCTGAAGTCGCCCGAAGGTAATTCCGGACCTGATCCCGGGTTATGATATGGAAAACGGAAGGAAACTAAATATCACAGAAGACAAGAACAAGTCGTTCAAGACTGATGTTTCATTCGAATCTGAGCCAGAGTCAAAATCAAAAAAGACGAAGAAAAGCGACAAGTCAGtcaaaaagaagaagaagatagTAGACCCTTCATCGGAAAGCGAGGACAGCGAAACCGAGACAACAGAGGCCGAAGAGGCAGAGGAAGAGACAGTTCCGCctcccaagaagaagaaggaggaggctgtTGACACTTCCAAGAAACAAGATAAGTCAAAGGATACCAGAAAGCCCTCAAAGAAGAGCAAGGAGAGCACCATTTCCGCCGACGTTGAGACAAACAATGTTGGCCCTGCCACCAAGAAGAGTCAAGAGAAGAGTAAAACAACAAAGGAAAAAagcagcaaggccgaggtgcaCCAGAAGCTGAGACCCGAGGCAGCCTTGTCTCCTCATTTACGCCGGCCTAATCTCATCATGCCAATCCGCGCCGAGGTTCTCCAAGTCGAACATGCCATTGAAGGTGTCGAAGACCCGCGACCCAATGCCTTCCACGATTCTCAACACGGTGTTGTTCGAGTCTATCACGGGCCGGCTTACGGAAACCCCTACGGAATGTTGTATCCTGCTCGCGATCCGAATAAGGCCTCTTTGCCCATGGGAGTACCCCATCCTCTGCAAAACCCGTACTTCCACGGATTCGCCAGTCCCAGAAATCCCGGAGACAACTACTTCAAGGGTCAATCGCACTGGAGTGCTGTCCCAATCACCAATATGCCTGGAGGACCTCCCGTCATGGCGCCGGTCGACCCGATGCAaatgcagatgcagatgtCGCCTCCGTGGTGGGGTCTCATGTCTCCAACGAAGGCGGCTTCACCAAAAGGGTCTCCGAAGCCCGTTATGTCAGGAGCTATCCAAGACGATGGGGCATCAACAGGTGCCAGAAACAAGGACAAGGGATGGGATACAAATGTCGGGCCGCAGCAGAACAAAGCTCCTTCTCCGGCAAAACAAGCTAGCCCCAGTAATATCGCTCCAGCTCCCGCTCCCGTCTCCCCTATCAACATCAACCTAACGGTGAACCCAAACACCCCCTGGGCTGCCTTCGCAAGCGACATCAGCAAGAAGTCCACTCCCAAGACGACCGGGTCGCAAGTTAATGGCGGTGGATCCAATGGAAGCAAGAAATCATGGGGATCGAAGAAGCCCACGGATTGGCAGCCGATTGCCAGTGGCCAGCACCCGGATCTTGGTTGGAATACTCCCAGGAAGGGCCAGAGAAGCAACAACGGAAGTAAGAATGGAAGCAACTCGGCCTGGGTGCAGACAGGAGGCCCGAGCAACGATTCCTGGGGCGTAACTGGCGGCAACGGAAACGACAACGGATGGAATAATTCGGGCAACAGCCAGAACAACGATACCCAGCCGACTtctggcggcgatggctgGACAACGACGAATGAGACCACCTGGGGTGACTCGAGCAATAACCAAGCAGCAACCATGATCAACGATGAATGGGGAGCGTCCAACGACCAGTCGGGCGATGTTTGGGCTAACGGAGGGGGCAACACCAACTGGTCAACCGGTTCGAACCACTCTGGctcgaagaagtcgagcaAGGGACAGAATGGCAGCGGCAGTAATCGCAGCACCAGTGGCCGAGTCCAGCAGGATACCAACTGGGATAGCCAATTCAATAACGTCGGCTACTCAGGGCGTGTTGTTTCGAATGGCTCGAACAAGCCCAAcaagtccaagaagaagactcCCCCACCTTCCACCAACGGTGGATGGGACAACAATGCCGGGCCAACCACCAATAGCCCCGTTGGTAACTCCAACAGGAGCAACGGGTCCAAGAACAGCCCGAATAAAGCGTCCAACAACGGCGACACGTGGGTCACCGAGGACGACTCGGCCTGGGCCACAAACAACAACGCCGGACCTACAAACAATAATAGTCCGAATGTTTCACAGAGATCGAAGCAAAATTCGAACAGTggaagcaagggcggcgaccagtgggtggcggcgggcggcggcgcgggatGGGGTCCCGAGACCACCAGCGGCGATAACTGGAACCCAACCGCAACAGATGTGAGCAAGACCTccaacagcagcaagagCATGCCAGGCGCCTGGGATAATACTCTCCCCTGGGCCGATACATCCATGGCGCAGTCGACGGGCGGCGCAGCGGACAACTGGTGAAGTTGACATCAACAACGATGTTCAACGGTTCAGCACAAGCATAAGGGGCCGGTGCAGCTTGAGCGGAGATGCAGAACGAGTGTTGCGTTGGTCGATGGGGGTTTCAGAGGACACGTATGCCGCTTCGCTTTAGTCGAGGGCTTTATGCATGTTCTTTACCCTCGACGGTGGTTCGGATCTCCGAGGAGATAATCATTGGGATGGCACCGCTCATGATGGGCTTTTGAAGGGCGGGAGTGCGTGGACTGGCTGGTCCTCTCATCTTCGAGAACTGCATTATCAGGCGTATTGGTCGAGGGATAGACGGGATGAAGGGGACATGGGAATTTGTTAGCTCATTTTGAGGATTTGCAACATTGGTGCAATCGGGGCGGTCCATTGCCGCACGCTTGCTTCTCCTTGCAGTTTGGTCAGCGCAGACCCTATCAACCGGTACTACCGGTACTATGACCACACAGAGACAGACAGTTCATACAGGTAGCGCGTTTGCTGACAATTAGAAAGGTCAACTTTTTAACGATTGCCCCAATTTATAGAATGTGTGCTGCTACCTAGCAACCGTGAAGCCTGCGGTGCCACTCGAGAGATGAGACGACGCCTCCATCGCGGGGCCATCTGGCAATCagagggaggaaggagaagcgATTGATACTACCCTAGATAGAGATACAATGCGAACCAACATGCCACCGTGGCGGAACTCCCATCAAAAGCTTGATTTCTCCTACTCTTCGTCCTCACTCGACTCTTCCTCCGAGGCCTCCTCAAGCCACTTGATGAagggctcggcggccttgcggACCTTCTTGGAGGTGGACAGATCGGTGTACTTCTTGCTGGCCTTGCTGCCCCACTTGAtggcgacctcctcgctGAGCAGGTCGTGATTGTAGTACAGCTGGAGGATCTTGACAATCTGGTTGTAGATATCGGGGTGGTCTTTGCCAAGCTGGCCAATGAGACGCTCGGTGCCGCCGAGCAGGGCCTTCTCGTGGCGGTCAGAGGTGATGAACTAGGGGATGGGTTAGTATGGCAGTCAATAGCACAGATTACAAGTGGTGAACGAACCTGCTTCATCATGCCGGCGCGCTTGGGGATCTGGGCGACGATGTTCTCGTCGAAGATGGTCTGAaccaggacgaggacggcacgGTGCTTGGTCTCGATGCCGAGCTCTTTGGCCTTGACGAAGATGTCAATGGAGTCGACCTTGTCGATGCTGCCCTTGGAGGAGGCCTCGTCCTGGATCCAGGTGCCGAACTCATCGTAGACAGTGCTGCCACCGGCCTCaccgtcctcatcctcgtcgtcgcccatgTTGAGCTTCGCCTTGAACTCGCCGGGAAGCTGAGCCTGGCgggccttgacggcctcctcACTCATGTCGACGGCCCACTCGTGCTCCTGAGTCTCGAAGTTGTCGATTTCGGGggcctccttcttcatcttctccaaCTCGTCGTCGCTACCAACATCctggtcgtcggcgtcgttggACCCATTCTCGGatccctcgccgccgcttccGCTTCCCTGACCGTTCTCCTTGTTGGCGCCGTTGGCTTTGGCACGACGAGCGGCCTTGCGCTCggccttgtccttcttgcccttcttcggCTGGTTCTTCAAGATGTAACCGCTGAGCTTCAGGCGGAGGTCGACCTCAGAGCGCTGGCCGCAGGCCTTGCagtcgaggaggatgcgTCCGTCCTTGATGTTGACGTCGGTCTCAGGGTTCTTGCACTTCTTGCAAAGAACGAACTTGTTGATGAAGCCGTCGAGGTGGTCTTGCAGCTTGGCGGCATTGTGGGAGCCGTTGATGATCCAGCGGTCGTCGGCGGGGTCGACGTTGGTCTGGGCACCGAGCTCGAAGCCAAAGTACTTGATGACATAGGCGCCGGGACGGGCGAGGGACTGAGCGACACTGCTCAgattgacgacgacggtcttgatgccgttgcccttgccctcgaTCTTGGTGACGATCTTCTCCATCTTGTAACGATAGAAGGCGTCCTTGACGTCGCGACGAACGTTGATGAGGGAAGCCATGATTGCGGTATTGATAGTTTTGACGACTGAATAGTCTTTGGGAGTTGTTGGTATGGAGCGTTGGTTTGACTAGGGAGTAATGGGCTCAGGAGACGAAGCTGGTGGTGCTGTCGGTTGAGCGGGCGGGTAGCATGAAGAAGCCGGAATGACGATCGGATTGGTTATGATTGGAATCGACGGATTGGCGGCGAAGCTGGTTCGGCACAAGGGGAGGAGCAAGAAGGCGGACTCAATGCTCAAGGGTTTTTTGTATGGACATGTGGTAAGGCGAGACTGGATCGTCTTTGCTGTCGAGAATTCATGAACTCCTCTGGGTAAGGGATTTCAACCGACTGAACTGATGTTGGGGCTACAAGGTTTCCGCGCTATGCGAAATGAT
The genomic region above belongs to Colletotrichum higginsianum IMI 349063 chromosome 2, whole genome shotgun sequence and contains:
- a CDS encoding Domain found in IF2B/IF5 gives rise to the protein MASLINVRRDVKDAFYRYKMEKIVTKIEGKGNGIKTVVVNLSSVAQSLARPGAYVIKYFGFELGAQTNVDPADDRWIINGSHNAAKLQDHLDGFINKFVLCKKCKNPETDVNIKDGRILLDCKACGQRSEVDLRLKLSGYILKNQPKKGKKDKAERKAARRAKANGANKENGQGSGSGGEGSENGSNDADDQDVGSDDELEKMKKEAPEIDNFETQEHEWAVDMSEEAVKARQAQLPGEFKAKLNMGDDEDEDGEAGGSTVYDEFGTWIQDEASSKGSIDKVDSIDIFVKAKELGIETKHRAVLVLVQTIFDENIVAQIPKRAGMMKQFITSDRHEKALLGGTERLIGQLGKDHPDIYNQIVKILQLYYNHDLLSEEVAIKWGSKASKKYTDLSTSKKVRKAAEPFIKWLEEASEEESSEDEE